The genomic window CCTAGGAAACCAAGGTACAACATTATACGGGAACCCCGAACGATGTCGGAACTAATGCCGGTACTGAAGAGACAATGGTTAGTGTTTGTGGTTAACATTTCTTGATGTAACCTTTTGTGAAAATTATATGTCCTTCAATTGTATCATCGAACCGCATTAATTTTTCTCCCAGcaaaattattagtttataaaataaaACAATTCTCAATATTAATTCGTTCTCTAAGATATAATTCTAAATGGTTTCACATTACTTTAAGGTTGGGTCCACGACTAGAGGAGCTCAGACATCACGGGAGAAACCACGTGATAGGGCTCCTCTGATTTCATCCTCAGCTAATAGAGCTCCGGCAACCCGTATGAATGAACCATTTCGTGCACCGTGCATCGATCATAGGAATGCACAGTCGAGTACTGCTGATGACCCTCAAACTCTAATAGAAAACATAGAGACTCAGCATCACGCGGAAGTGGCTGATCATGAATTAGGGGATGAGGATTACGACCCAGAGACAGATGAAGTTCCGTCGTTTGATGACCACATCGACAACTTGTTTGCTGCCCAAGAAGTCGAAGGTCAGCATAACAACAAGAAAGCCAAAGATACAGATTTCTGGGAAGTTACTATTATCGGTAAACATTTTTTTCCTCCCATTTTCGTAAACATTTATCTTCATAGTCCTttacttctatttttcttttgtgCAATGATTATATAGTAATTTTGTTTTGCATACACTTCTTAGAGGATGGCGTGAGAAAACTTTCTAAGGTGAGCGTGAAGGAGGCTATAGTCCTCCCTTCCAATACAAAGATAGTACTCCCATTTAACAGTGAGCTACAACCGATTGGTCAGGCGGCAGGATTATTGAGTGGTTTCATAGGGAGTTTGGGTGCGGATTATTCCCAGTTCCCCATACACTTACACAGTTGGAAGCTGGTGAGCAAAGCAAAGAGGGAACATGTGTATGACATACTTAAGGTACAGCTTTAAGCTTCTACAATTTAAGCAATTTTAGTATTTGGTATTTTTTTAAGGTCTTTTGCatgggtaaattatatgggtaGTAAAATTTTCATATTGTGTTTTTCGAATCATCATTTAAGCACTTCTCATTTATACGTAATTGCGACTGCTTGTACTGGATTTGCAAGTCATACTTTAACAATTTAAATTAGCCTGTAATGCTTGTAGCATTTCTTCAAAGTCTTATACTTGTTCATTGGTCTTCGTTAATGACAATGTATACTAATTGCAGCGGGTCTTTTACTATGAGGATGATGCCGGAGGAAAAATAAAGTGCGATATTTTGAAGAGAATATGAAAGAACTAGAAGGATACAAGGCACCACTTGTTTCATAGGTGTTACAAACAAATAAGGACTTATGAGGAAAATCTTCAGCATCACccgaaaagaatagaaaaaaatgaTTGGAAAAAGTTCGTTGACTATCGCCTGAATGAAGAAACACAGGTAAGCCTtggtatattttattatttccaCAAAAAAAAACATGTGTATACATATTAATTCCCTTACATTTTATATTCAACTTTTTCTTTCTCATTTACATTTGTTTTGTTATTTGTTCATAGAAAAAGTGTAAACAGAATACTTTAAATCGGAGCAAGCAACTTTACACACATATTGGGGCTGCAAAATATTGGCAAGAAAAAAAGACGAAGTGGTAATAAGTCATTATTTGCATTAGATTTTGATTAAGCTTCCTGAAAAATGTTGTTGTTTACTAAATTGTGTCAATATCAACAATATAGGAGAGAGAGTAAGGAAGGCCCATTGGTAGAGGAGAGTTATTTATCATGACTCATAAAAAAAAAGATGGCTCGTATATCCATCCCGATGCACGTGTTGTTAGTGTAAGTCATGTTTGAAAATTTGAAGCAATATATAGCTTACTGTATATATCGTGCTACTGTTAACTTCTTCCTATCCAATGTTGTATATTTGTAGGAAGCAATTGCGAATGTTGAGAGGCAGGATGGATCCTCTAAGCACCTTTCACAAAATGACTCGCTAGCACAAGTTCTCGGAAAGGAGCACCCAGGACGAGTTCGTGCCCTAGGTGCTGGACCATGTCCCACCCAAGTCTTTGGTAACACTGCTGGACAACCGTCGGGTTTTGCAGAGTCCAATACAGAGGATAAGATGATGATTGCAGAATTGACGGCTAAGTTAGAAGAAGAGCGGGCGAAGAGACAGTCAATACATAAGGTCTTGGGATATGTAGTCCAATAGTTAGGAGGCAATTTTCCAGTTGAGATTGCTGAAGAGCTGGCTTTTGTGGGCGGTACACCGGACTCGTCATGCACAGGGCCATCTTCATCTGGCAATCACGACCCGcaacaaaaattttgaattttaatggtcTTGGATACTTTTACATTTAAGTAGGTTTAGTACGTTATGCTTATTTTATTCGACTTGAgcattcttagtttattttggaTGATGTTATGACAATTTCGttatatatgttatgtttgcatTCGCTTAATTTGGTTTGTTATGTTAATTGACATGTTTTACTTGGTTGCAATTTGTTTTAATTAGTTAAAAcgtaaaaaaattaaagtttaataaaCATTCTTTGTCAAAATAggcaaaataatagaaaatctaaaattttaatgGGAAATTTGAATTTGGCGGCGGTTTTGAAACCACCGCAAAACTATaatatgttttctttctgtccgaCATTTAGCGGCGGTTTGTAACCGCCGCAAATTGGGTAATAGCAATTTTCCTTCACATACAATGGCAGTTAATAACCGCCTACAAACCCAAATTGCATTTTGCGGCAGTTATTCCAGCGGTTGACTAAAACCACCGCTATCCGTTTTGCCGCGCCCTATCTTCTGGCGTTTCATGAAACCGTCGCGAAATGTTTTGCGGCAGTTCAAAATCGCCGCTAAACGGCTCCAAGAACCGCCGCTAAATGGTGTTTTTGTTGTAGTGAATGCTTgtccttataaatttttttatggtaAGTTATCCCACTTTTTAGATTTAAGGGGGTATTTGATTCTCTTGCATATGCTTCTATATTAACAAACTCAAGAATAAACTTGGATCTAAAAGCCAGGAAGACAACCTTTTTAGGTTTTAAAATTGGAACAAAATGTTTTTGACTTATTAACTTAaaatccaaaatttttttttatctaaaaatataACTTTCTATGAGTATCAGTTTTCATTTTTATATTCCACAAGTATTGATATCATTGCGATACCCACTCTCACTCCATACTAGATTGACCTCTTTCAGTATGATACATCATCCACTCATTATTTGCAATCACTTGCATACACCAAACTCACATATTCAAATGAATATTTTCTCAAGTTTAATGCATTCACTACTTTTCTTACACACCATTGCACCTATTAGTACACCATACATTAACACTATACCTGCATTACAAAACAACCGTATCATACATGATTACAGTaccaaaatttgaaaaatttaaaaggtTGCCTGTCTATTTAAAGGACTACCATTATATGATAACCCACAAAGCGCACTTTAGCAATTCTGTCAACTCTAGTACATTATATCCTATCTCACAGCACTTCTCATATCATAAATTAATCCTAGAATAGAAGTTTCTTTCTCTAGCCATCACTTCAAATCCAGAACCTATAACCTATGAGGAAGCGATTGTGCATGAATGTTGGAGAAAATTAATACAAGCTAAATTAGCATGTCTAGATTAGAACAAAATTTGGTATCTCACTGAACTCCCAAAAGACAAGAAGGCTATGGGTTACAAGTGAATTTCTCAGGTAAAATTCAATTCGAATGGTACCGTAGAGATGCACAAATCTAGGCCAGTTGCAAAAGGATTTACTCAAGTACTGAAAGTGAATTATGGTGATACTTTTAGTCCGATTGTCAAAATGACTACTTTATGAGTAATGTTGGCCTTAGTAGCGGAAAAAAAATGGAATTTGAAATAGTTGAACGTCAGTATTGCCTTCTTTCATGGTGATTTGGATAAGAAAATTTATTTGAAGATACCACCTAATTTGGATGTGCCACAACTAGGTTTGGTATGCA from Arachis ipaensis cultivar K30076 chromosome B09, Araip1.1, whole genome shotgun sequence includes these protein-coding regions:
- the LOC110267254 gene encoding uncharacterized protein LOC110267254, which produces MTHKKKDGSYIHPDARVVSEAIANVERQDGSSKHLSQNDSLAQVLGKEHPGRVRALGAGPCPTQVFGNTAGQPSGFAESNTEDKMMIAELTAKLEEERAKRQSIHKVLGYVVQ
- the LOC110266957 gene encoding uncharacterized protein LOC110266957 — encoded protein: MSELMPVGSTTRGAQTSREKPRDRAPLISSSANRAPATRMNEPFRAPCIDHRNAQSSTADDPQTLIENIETQHHAEVADHELGDEDYDPETDEVPSFDDHIDNLFAAQEVEGQHNNKKAKDTDFWEVTIIGKHFFPPIFVNIYLHSPLLLFFFCAMII